One window of Elaeis guineensis isolate ETL-2024a chromosome 11, EG11, whole genome shotgun sequence genomic DNA carries:
- the LOC105054376 gene encoding uncharacterized protein isoform X2 gives MPHERVVMSNPPMHISKGGRYPISRDLRAMASTTTTSSATRGLTSPALADGKAPAARQEAPHCVGHPTLPPPPHVASPSLPRWAASHGRLPPTEIDRLPVVPGALELAGIGYTGWFAYRDLVFKPDREALIAKIKNICYDIIGRS, from the exons ATGCCGCACGAACGAGTGGTGATGAGCAATCCGCCGATGCACATATCAAAGGGAGGGAGGTATCCAATCTCCCGAGACCTGAGAGCCATGgcctccaccaccaccaccagcaGCGCCACTCGTGGCCTCACCTCGCCGGCTCTAGCCGACGGAAAGGCGCCCGCCGCCCGCCAGGAGGCCCCGCACTGTGTCGGCCACCCGACGCTGCCTCCGCCGCCCCACGTCGCGTCCCCGAGCCTCCCCAGATGGGCCGCTAGTCATGGAAGACTGCCTCCTACT GAAATTGATAGGCTTCCTGTAGTTCCTGGTGCTCTTGAGCTTGCAGGAATCGGTTACACAGGG TGGTTTGCATATCGTGACCTGGTTTTCAAGCCTGACAG GGAAGCTTTGATTGCAAAAATCAAGAATATCTGTTATGACATTATTGGGAGAAGCTAA
- the LOC105054376 gene encoding protein CURVATURE THYLAKOID 1B, chloroplastic-like isoform X5 has translation MATGDTPAEVVTEWDRLEDKHAVTSLAFVGAIALWSTSGMISEIDRLPVVPGALELAGIGYTGWFAYRDLVFKPDREALIAKIKNICYDIIGRS, from the exons ATGGCCACAGGAGACACACCTGCTGAAGTTGTGACAGAG TGGGACAGACTCGAAGACAAGCATGCAGTGACTTCCCTAGCATTTGTTGGTGCTATTGCACTCTGGAGCACCAGCGGAATGATCTCA GAAATTGATAGGCTTCCTGTAGTTCCTGGTGCTCTTGAGCTTGCAGGAATCGGTTACACAGGG TGGTTTGCATATCGTGACCTGGTTTTCAAGCCTGACAG GGAAGCTTTGATTGCAAAAATCAAGAATATCTGTTATGACATTATTGGGAGAAGCTAA
- the LOC105054376 gene encoding uncharacterized protein isoform X1 encodes MPHERVVMSNPPMHISKGGRYPISRDLRAMASTTTTSSATRGLTSPALADGKAPAARQEAPHCVGHPTLPPPPHVASPSLPRWAASHGRLPPTWDRLEDKHAVTSLAFVGAIALWSTSGMISEIDRLPVVPGALELAGIGYTGWFAYRDLVFKPDREALIAKIKNICYDIIGRS; translated from the exons ATGCCGCACGAACGAGTGGTGATGAGCAATCCGCCGATGCACATATCAAAGGGAGGGAGGTATCCAATCTCCCGAGACCTGAGAGCCATGgcctccaccaccaccaccagcaGCGCCACTCGTGGCCTCACCTCGCCGGCTCTAGCCGACGGAAAGGCGCCCGCCGCCCGCCAGGAGGCCCCGCACTGTGTCGGCCACCCGACGCTGCCTCCGCCGCCCCACGTCGCGTCCCCGAGCCTCCCCAGATGGGCCGCTAGTCATGGAAGACTGCCTCCTACT TGGGACAGACTCGAAGACAAGCATGCAGTGACTTCCCTAGCATTTGTTGGTGCTATTGCACTCTGGAGCACCAGCGGAATGATCTCA GAAATTGATAGGCTTCCTGTAGTTCCTGGTGCTCTTGAGCTTGCAGGAATCGGTTACACAGGG TGGTTTGCATATCGTGACCTGGTTTTCAAGCCTGACAG GGAAGCTTTGATTGCAAAAATCAAGAATATCTGTTATGACATTATTGGGAGAAGCTAA
- the LOC105054241 gene encoding LOW QUALITY PROTEIN: serine/threonine-protein kinase ATG1a (The sequence of the model RefSeq protein was modified relative to this genomic sequence to represent the inferred CDS: inserted 3 bases in 3 codons): MGESWALGRGRVVGDYILGPRIGSGSFAVVWRARHRQHGLEVAVKEIDKDQLNSKIRDGLLKEIAILRQVSHPNIVRLHQAIQTEDKIFLVLEYCTGGDLAAYIQRRGRVSEAVARHFMRQLASGLQVLQENNLIHRDLKPQNLLLSSTDETPVLKIGDFGFARYLMPQGLADTLCGSPLYMAPEIMQDRQYDAKADLWSVGAILFQLVTGKLPFDGNTHFQLFQNILASNELQFPEDVLMDLHPDCIDLCRSLLRRKPVERLAFEDFFNHKFLAPRISGTAIESPADVNLGDDDPXNSSDVHTMKTESMDRGLSFSSTSKVADSFDSIEQEYVXVPANFASMETLFSSLETSVRDNSTTRPPSYRQKMTSKGAAGLMQTRELVVSSICGVESVGSHVSALPSTSQTSIALEDVQETSSLHPSTRLQLLSQYVNALTELAQGKLHAGLHLESFSLELVTLAVWKEALDICNLWMASKTETDTFNTSSANEYLSHQKDHMSLNIAEGVDFMKPSSVSLWAEKGFVVAYDRAEEISNSLRDIGDLEMPDAVEIIFQTALAYGKSGAVDEVRGQRSKAVAXYSRAIMLLTFIMVEAVSLPLKPPFSLSPLDQQRIQRYIINLRGRLNKSHMAQLTDRQTNESSSK, encoded by the exons ATGGGGGAGAGTTGGGCGCTGGGGCGTGGGCGGGTGGTCGGGGACTACATTCTGGGGCCGAGGATCGGGTCCGGGTCGTTCGCGGTGGTGTGGCGGGCGCGGCACCGGCAGCACGGCCTGGAGGTGGCCGTGAAGGAGATCGACAAGGACCAGCTCAACTCCAAGATCCGCGACGGCCTCCTCAAAGAGATTGCCATCCTCCGCCAGGTCTCCCACCCCAACATCGTCCGCCTCCACCAGGCCATCCAG ACGGAGGATAAGATATTTCTCGTGCTGGAGTACTGCACGGGCGGGGATCTCGCAGCGTACATACAGCGGCGGGGGAGGGTTTCGGAGGCCGTCGCGAGGCACTTTATGCGGCAGCTGG CTTCGGGGTTGCAGGTTCTTCAAGAGAATAATCTCATCCACAGGGACCTGAAGCCGCAG AACCTTCTACTGTCAAGTACTGATGAAACCCCTGTGTTGAAGATTGGGGATTTTGGGTTTGCAAG GTATCTGATGCCGCAAGGGTTAGCTGACACACTTTGTGGTTCCCCTTTATACATGGCTCCAGAGATTATGCAGGATAGACAATATGATGCCAAG GCTGACTTATGGAGCGTGGGAGCAATTCTGTTCCAGCTGGTCACAGGGAAGCTGCCTTTTGATGGAAATACTCATTTTCAG CTTTTCCAGAATATATTGGCATCTAATGAACTGCAATTTCCAGAAGATGTTTTGATGGACTTGCATCCTGATTGTATTGATCTCTGTAGAAGCCTTCTACGTCGAAAGCCAG TGGAGAGACTAGCATTTGAAGATTTTTTCAACCACAAGTTCTTGGCGCCAAG GATAAGTGGAACTGCTATAGAGTCACCCGCAGATGTTAACTTAGGAGATGATGATC TCAATTCTTCAGATGTGCATACCATGAAGACTGAAAGcatggatcgaggtctttcattCTCAAGTACTTCAAAAG TTGCCGACTCGTTCGACTCCATCGAACAAGAATATG CTGTTCCTGCTAATTTTGCTTCTATGGAGACTTTATTTTCTTCACTGGAGACATCCGTGCGagataattctacaactagacCTCCTAGTTACAGGCAGAAGATGACTAGCAAGGGTGCTGCTGGTCTGATGCAAACTAGGGAGCTAGTTGTTAGTTCTATTTGTGGAGTGGAGAGTGTGGGGAGCCATGTTTCTGCTCTGCCATCAACATCACAGACATCTATTGCATTGGAAGATGTGCAGGAGACATCATCATTGCATCCTTCCACTAGGCTTCAGCTTCTAAGCCAGTATGTAAATGCCCTCACAGAATTAGCACAAGGAAAG CTTCATGCAGGATTGCATCTGGAATCATTTTCACTTGAACTAGTGACTTTAGCTGTTTGGAAAGAAGCCCTAGACATATGTAATTTATGGATGGCCTCCAAAACTGAGACAGATACTTTCAATACTTCTTCTGCTAATGAGTATCTATCTCATCAAAAAGATCACATGTCTCTGAACATAGCAGAGGGAGTGGATTTCATGAAGCCGTCATCTGTTTCCTTGTGGGCAGAGAAGGGATTTGTTGTTGCATATGATCGAGCTGAAGAGATCTCTAATAGCTTGCGGGACATAG GTGATTTGGAGATGCCTGATGCCGTGGAGATTATATTTCAAACAGCTTTAGCTTACGGGAAAAGTGGTGCT GTGGATGAAGTTAGGGGACAGAGGAGCAAAGCAGTTG TCTACTCGAGAGCAATCATGTTGCTTACATTTATTATGGTGGAAGCAGTGTCACTCCCGTTGAAGCCACCATTTTCGCTCTCTCCTTTAGATCAGCAACGGATCCAGAGATACATTATCAATTTAAGAGGTCGACTAAACAAGTCTCATATGGCACAACTAACTGACAGGCAAACTAATGAATCTTCCAGCAAGTAA
- the LOC105054376 gene encoding protein CURVATURE THYLAKOID 1B, chloroplastic-like isoform X3 gives MATGDTPAEVVTEVPEIVKSIQAAWDRLEDKHAVTSLAFVGAIALWSTSGMISEIDRLPVVPGALELAGIGYTGWFAYRDLVFKPDREALIAKIKNICYDIIGRS, from the exons ATGGCCACAGGAGACACACCTGCTGAAGTTGTGACAGAGGTTCCAGAGATTGTAAAAAGCATACAAGCTGCG TGGGACAGACTCGAAGACAAGCATGCAGTGACTTCCCTAGCATTTGTTGGTGCTATTGCACTCTGGAGCACCAGCGGAATGATCTCA GAAATTGATAGGCTTCCTGTAGTTCCTGGTGCTCTTGAGCTTGCAGGAATCGGTTACACAGGG TGGTTTGCATATCGTGACCTGGTTTTCAAGCCTGACAG GGAAGCTTTGATTGCAAAAATCAAGAATATCTGTTATGACATTATTGGGAGAAGCTAA
- the LOC105054376 gene encoding protein CURVATURE THYLAKOID 1B, chloroplastic-like isoform X4 produces MATGDTPAEVVTEVPEIWDRLEDKHAVTSLAFVGAIALWSTSGMISEIDRLPVVPGALELAGIGYTGWFAYRDLVFKPDREALIAKIKNICYDIIGRS; encoded by the exons ATGGCCACAGGAGACACACCTGCTGAAGTTGTGACAGAGGTTCCAGAGATT TGGGACAGACTCGAAGACAAGCATGCAGTGACTTCCCTAGCATTTGTTGGTGCTATTGCACTCTGGAGCACCAGCGGAATGATCTCA GAAATTGATAGGCTTCCTGTAGTTCCTGGTGCTCTTGAGCTTGCAGGAATCGGTTACACAGGG TGGTTTGCATATCGTGACCTGGTTTTCAAGCCTGACAG GGAAGCTTTGATTGCAAAAATCAAGAATATCTGTTATGACATTATTGGGAGAAGCTAA